The Naumannella cuiyingiana DNA window GGGCAGCGGCAGGTTCCGCAGCAGGGTCAAAGTGGCGCGGTCGCCGACGGCGAGCGGCGGCCACAGGCCGGGCCCGCGCAGCTCGGGGTCGACGGCGTCGATCTCGCGGCGACGGCGGCTGGCGTAACGGCCGATCGCCCCGGCCGCGAGGCCGAGCGCGAGCAGGGCGGTGGGCTTCATCCGATGACCTCCGGGACGGGTGTGCGGTCGGTGCGTTCCCACGGTATCCGCCCCGACGCGCGCCCGGATCGGGCGGTCAGCGCCTACACTGCGAACACTTGATCACCGAGCCTGGCGTCCTGACCCGAGTCGACCGAAGGAGTTCCCGAGATGATCTTCATCACCGCACGATTCCCCGTGCAGCCCAAGTACGCCGACGACTGGCCCGACCTGTCGCGCGCCTTCACCGAGGCCACCCGCGCCGAGGATGGCTGTCTGTGGTTCTTCTGGTCGCGCGAGGTCGACGATCCGCACTCCTATGTGCTGGTCGAGGCGTTCCGGGACGGCGAAGCCGGCGCCGCGCACGTCAATTCCGAACACTTCAGGCGGGCCACCGAGGACCTGCCGCGCTACCTCGCCGCGACGCCCAAGATCATCAACGCCGAGGTCGACGGCACGGACTGGTCCGAGCTCGGCGAGCTGGCCGTCCGCGACTGACTCAG harbors:
- a CDS encoding putative quinol monooxygenase; translation: MIFITARFPVQPKYADDWPDLSRAFTEATRAEDGCLWFFWSREVDDPHSYVLVEAFRDGEAGAAHVNSEHFRRATEDLPRYLAATPKIINAEVDGTDWSELGELAVRD